The Leptodactylus fuscus isolate aLepFus1 chromosome 3, aLepFus1.hap2, whole genome shotgun sequence genome has a segment encoding these proteins:
- the LOC142196882 gene encoding uncharacterized protein LOC142196882 — MIENDTDRATPNNILRLFPGADCVIDSHGHLLVFPYDEAEDNNITQDNSITPNVPVALHSGDPSTNVPVALHSGDPSTNIPVVLNSGDPSSNVPVVLNSGAPSTDLAGHNEPSLSQSPIGKPTTGHGWGKIFQHGKLFKKKSTLFLQERIHKGERPFSCSVCEKSFTKKIFLVGHQRIHTGHRLTCPECGKCFSGKSNFEKHVRSHTREKPFSCSECGKSFSYKSGFILHMRTHTEEKPFSCCECGKSFSHKPNLIVHLKIHTGEKPHSCSECGKSFGRKQSLVRHIRIHTEEKPYSCSECGKNFIHKSSLSHHLKTHMDKKPFLCPECGICCDKRSSLVEHLKIHAGEKPYSCSECGKRFSKKSGVVRHQKAHVVEKPS; from the coding sequence ATGATTGAGAATGATACCGACAGAGCGACTCCTAATAACATTTTACGTCTTTTTCCAGGTGCAGATTGTGTAATAGACTCCCATGGAcatctccttgtatttccttaTGATGAAGCAGAAGATAACAATATCACACAAGATAATTCAATAACCCCTAATGTACCCGTAGCCCTTCACAGTGGAGACCCATCCACTAATGTACCCGTAGCCCTTCACAGCGGAGACCCATCCACTAATATACCCGTAGTCCTTAACAGCGGAGATccatccagtaatgtacctgtAGTCCTTAACAGCGGAGCCCCATCCACTGATCTCGCTGGTCACAATGAACCATCATTGAGTCAATCACCGATTGGCAAACCGACAACTGGACATGGATGGGGGAAAATATTTCAACATGGAAAACTTTTTAAAAAGAAATCCACTCTATTTTTGCAGGAAAGAATTCACAAAGGCGAaaggccattttcatgttcagtgtGTGAGAAGTCTTTTACCAAAAAGATATTTCTTGttggacatcagagaattcacacgggacaTAGACTCACGTGTCctgagtgtgggaaatgttttagtggGAAATCTAATTTTGAAAAACACGTGAGAAGTCACacaagggagaagccattttcctgctcagaatgtgggaaaagtttttcTTATAAATCGGGTTTTATTCTTCATATGAGAACTCACACggaggagaagccattttcatgttgcGAATGCGGGAAGTCTTTTAGTCATAAACCAAATCTTATAGTACATCTAAAaatccacacaggggagaagccgcattcatgttcagaatgtgggaaaagttttggCAGGAAGCAAAGTCTGGTGAGGCATATAAGAATTCACACCgaagagaagccgtattcatgttcgGAATGCGGGAAAAACTTTATTCATAAATCGAGTTTAAGTCATCATCTCAAAACTCACATGGACAAGAAGCCGTTTCTATGTCCTGAATGTGGGATATGCTGTGACAAGAGATCAAGTCTCGTGGAACATCTAAAAATTCacgcaggggagaagccatattcatgttcggaatgtgggaaacgttttagCAAGAAATCGGGTGTAGTTAGACATCAGAAGGCTCACGTGGTGGAGAAGCCGTCGTGA
- the LOC142197138 gene encoding uncharacterized protein LOC142197138, which yields MEEWEYLEGHKDLYKDVMMEDHQCCTSPDGSSKRNPPGRCPSPQYSQEGLKLKQEVSPDHQESRMPSGLEHPSSVSVDGEDGMSSSHGLVLQPAYKVEDDNTTQDNSINSNVPVDLHNGDVSTVSNGQIFPDVGHFTKISNLTVLTRMLKDKRPFSCSECGKCFATRFILSGHERTHTGEKPYSCSECGKNFTLKSNLVKHQRLHTGEKPYLCTECGNCFSKKSALTEHLRRHTGEKPFSCSECVKCFRHKISLDRHLRVHTGEKPFSCPECEKCYRKKADLIGHLREHTGEKQFSCSEGETFYEEKSTFIGHLEEHTGEKTFSCPECGKCYRHKSGLIGHLREHTGEKPFSCVDCGKSFSKKSCLVAHQRIHTGEKPYACPECGKCFSQKANLNTHQRLHTGEKPFSCSECGKCFTSKACLVKHQRKHTGETPFSCSGCGKCFKHKVSLERHEQTCTGEMPYSCSEYVKCFRNKECLVQHQTRHTGEKLFSCPECEKCYVQKSQLGEHLRSHTGEKPFSCSECGKCLRYKISLDRHLRTHTGEKPFSCPECGKRFVQKTKLTDHRRTHTGEKPFSCSDCGKCYSNKASLVKHQKSHIREKPF from the exons atggaggagtgggagtatttagaaggacacaaggatctgtacaaggatgtCATGATGGAAGATCACCAGTGctgcacatcaccag ATGGATCGAGTAAGAGAAATCCACCAgggagatgtcccagtcctcaatATTCTCAGGAGGGTCTAAAACTAAAGCAAGAGGTCTCCCCGGATCATCAG GAAAGTAGAATGCCGAGTGGACTTGAACACCCCAGCTCAGTGTCGGTGGACG GTGAAGACGGGATGAGCAGCTCCCATGGACTTGTGCTTCAACCCGCTTATAAAGTAGAAGATGACAATACAACACAAGATAACTCAATAAATTCTAATGTACCCGTAGACCTTCACAACGGAGATGTATCCACTGTTAGCAACGGTCAAATATTTCCTGATGTAGGACATTTTACAAAGATATCCAATCTTACCGTCCTTACGAGAATGCTCAAAGATAAAAGGCcattttcatgttctgaatgtgggaaatgttttgccacGAGATTTATTCTTTCTggacatgagagaactcacacaggggagaagccatattcatgctctgaATGTGGAAAAAACTTTACGCTGAAAAGTAATCTTGTGAAACatcagagacttcacacaggggagaagccatatttatgtacTGAATGCGGGAATTGTTTTAGTAAAAAATCAGCTCTTACGGAACATCTAAGACgtcacacaggagaaaagccattttcatgctccgAGTGTGTAAAATGCTTTAGGCATAAAATTTCTCTTGACAGACATCTGagagttcacacaggggagaagccgttttcatgtccagaatgtgagaaatgttataGAAAGAAAGCAGATCTTATTGGTCATCTAAGAgaacacacaggggagaagcaatTTTCATGCTCAGAAGGGGAGACATTTTATGAAGAAAAATCAACTTTTATTGGTCATCTAGAAGAACACACAGGGGAGAAGAccttttcatgtccagaatgtggaaaatgttacaGACATAAATCGGGTCTTATTGGTCATCTAAGagaacacacaggagagaagccattttcatgtgtaGACTGTGGGAAGTCTTTTAGTAAAAAATCATGTCTTGtagcacatcagagaattcacacgggtgAGAAGCCATATgcatgtcctgaatgtgggaaatgttttagtcagAAAGCAAATCTCAACACACATCAAAGGCtgcacactggagagaagccattttcatgttcagaatgtgggaaatgttttacgagTAAAGCTTGCCTTGTTAAACACCAGAGAAAACACACTGGGGAGACACCATTTTCTTGCTCAGGATGTGGGAAGTGCTTTAAGCATAAAGTTTCTCTGGAGAGACATGAGCAAACCTGCACAGGCGAaatgccatattcatgttcagaatatgTGAAATGCTTTAGGAATAAAGAATGCCTTGTTCAACACCAGACAaggcacacaggagagaagctattTTCATGTCCTGAATGCGAAAAATGCTATGTTCAAAAATCACAGCTTGGAGAACATCTCAGAAGTCATACGggcgagaagccattttcatgctcagaatgtgggaaatgcttgaGGTATAAGATTTCTCTTGATAGACAtttgagaactcacacaggggagaagccattttcatgccctgaATGTGGAAAACGTTTTGTTCAGAAAACAAAGTTAACAGATCATCGAAGaactcacacgggagagaagccattctcatgttcagattgtgggaaatgttatagcaATAAGGcaagtcttgttaaacatcagaaaaGTCATATAAGGGAGAAGCCATTTTAA